One genomic segment of Paraburkholderia hospita includes these proteins:
- a CDS encoding UbiX family flavin prenyltransferase: MERRKRIVVGISGASGVIYGVRLLEMLRELNVESHLVMSRSAQMTLAYETDLRTADVQALAHEHYPNADIGAAISSGSFRVDGMVVAPCSMKTLAEIATGNTGSLLSRAADVMLKERKRVVLMARETPLHLGHLRNMTAVTEAGAIIYPPVPAFYARPDSLESMIDHTLGRVLDLFDIDTGTVKRWTGEFTHRLVSVANG; this comes from the coding sequence ATGGAACGACGCAAACGTATCGTGGTGGGAATCAGCGGCGCCTCAGGCGTGATCTACGGCGTCCGGCTGCTCGAGATGCTGCGCGAACTGAATGTGGAATCGCATCTCGTCATGAGCCGCTCGGCCCAGATGACGCTAGCGTATGAAACGGATCTGCGCACAGCCGACGTGCAGGCGCTGGCTCACGAACACTATCCGAACGCCGATATCGGTGCCGCCATTTCGAGCGGTTCGTTTCGCGTGGACGGCATGGTCGTCGCGCCCTGTTCGATGAAGACGCTCGCGGAGATCGCGACGGGCAACACGGGTTCGCTGTTGTCGCGCGCCGCGGATGTGATGCTCAAGGAGCGTAAGCGGGTTGTTCTGATGGCGCGCGAGACGCCACTGCATCTCGGGCATCTGCGCAACATGACGGCCGTCACGGAAGCGGGCGCGATTATCTATCCGCCCGTGCCTGCCTTCTACGCGCGGCCCGACAGTCTCGAATCGATGATCGATCACACGCTCGGACGCGTGCTCGATCTGTTCGACATCGATACGGGTACAGTCAAGCGCTGGACAGGCGAGTTCACCCATCGGCTTGTCAGCGTCGCGAATGGATGA
- a CDS encoding IS4 family transposase, with protein sequence MKQEAASWAAAEFKDIDLGDQRLNARAVLLAERLAQKPTASIPNACGGWAETAGAYRFLAQDELDWRDILAPHWQSSAERMRACEVVLCIQDTTELDFNGQTITGLGPLSYEAQRGMYLHPTYAVTPSREPLGVLDAFMWAREPKGADGVRAGLKESIRWIEGYERVAEQAAALPATRLVYVADRESDIMALMVKARELDNPADWLLRSQHNRTLPEGGKLWNKVTAGKPLGTIHFTLAARQAQPARTVRQQVWAQRVALPDAAGDVVSVTCIVARELDPPAGVKPLEWRLLSNRHANDLDAAAQLIDWYRARWEVELFFHVLKNGCRVEALQLTSKARLERALALYMVVAWRIARLMRLGRTCPDLDAQLLFERDEWRAAYILNKKKPPRTPPRMNEAVRLVAMLGGFLARKGDGEPGVKTIWQGLQRVMDFAAGLRYARELDE encoded by the coding sequence ATGAAGCAAGAGGCAGCGAGCTGGGCAGCGGCAGAATTCAAGGACATCGACCTGGGCGATCAGCGTCTGAACGCGCGCGCCGTGCTGCTGGCGGAGCGGCTCGCGCAGAAGCCGACGGCAAGCATACCTAACGCATGCGGCGGCTGGGCGGAGACGGCCGGGGCGTACCGGTTTCTGGCTCAGGATGAACTGGACTGGCGCGATATTCTGGCGCCCCACTGGCAAAGCTCGGCCGAGCGGATGCGAGCTTGCGAAGTGGTGCTATGCATCCAGGATACAACGGAGCTGGACTTTAACGGCCAGACGATTACGGGTCTGGGCCCGCTGTCGTATGAGGCCCAGCGCGGGATGTATCTGCACCCGACTTACGCGGTCACGCCATCGCGCGAGCCGCTGGGCGTGCTTGACGCCTTCATGTGGGCACGCGAACCCAAAGGCGCGGATGGTGTGCGTGCAGGCCTCAAGGAAAGTATTCGCTGGATCGAAGGATATGAGCGGGTTGCCGAACAGGCTGCGGCGCTGCCTGCCACGCGGCTCGTGTACGTGGCTGACCGGGAGTCGGACATCATGGCGTTGATGGTCAAGGCGCGCGAGTTGGACAACCCGGCCGACTGGCTGCTGCGCTCGCAACACAATCGCACCCTGCCCGAAGGCGGCAAACTGTGGAACAAGGTTACGGCGGGCAAGCCCTTGGGCACAATTCACTTTACGCTGGCGGCCCGTCAGGCTCAGCCGGCGCGCACGGTCCGCCAGCAGGTGTGGGCGCAGCGTGTCGCGTTGCCCGATGCGGCCGGCGACGTGGTGAGCGTCACGTGTATCGTCGCCCGGGAACTCGACCCGCCGGCAGGCGTCAAGCCGCTCGAATGGCGGCTGCTGAGTAACCGCCATGCGAACGACCTTGATGCGGCGGCGCAGCTGATTGACTGGTACCGGGCGCGCTGGGAGGTGGAACTGTTCTTTCACGTACTCAAGAACGGCTGTCGGGTCGAGGCGTTGCAGCTCACATCGAAGGCGCGGCTTGAACGCGCCCTGGCGCTGTACATGGTGGTCGCGTGGCGTATCGCCCGGCTGATGCGACTGGGTCGAACCTGCCCGGACCTTGACGCGCAACTACTGTTCGAGCGCGATGAATGGCGCGCGGCATACATTCTGAACAAAAAGAAACCACCCAGGACGCCACCGCGAATGAATGAGGCCGTGCGTCTGGTCGCCATGCTGGGTGGCTTCCTGGCGCGCAAAGGCGATGGCGAACCCGGAGTCAAGACCATCTGGCAAGGTCTGCAGCGAGTGATGGATTTCGCCGCCGGACTCAGGTACGCACGAGAACTTGACGAATGA
- a CDS encoding enoyl-CoA hydratase: MSTEVPAVRGASARQSKMQVIETSTDPAVVGVNGDTGKGTSESDTYETIKIDRRERVGLITLYRPKQLNALNVEMSREVLAALSAFDKDDGIGAIVITGNARAFAAGADIEEMAGKTFAEWHANDLFAEWDRIRTISKPIIAAVGGYALGGGCELAMACDFIIAADDAQFGQPEIKLGILPGIGGSQRLARAVGKSLAMDLILTGRNLRADEAYAAGLVARVVPSTELLQTALEAAHTIAGYNLPAVRLAKEAVNRAFETPLNEGVLHERRLFHAAFATEGQKEGMFAFLAKRAPVFRHR; this comes from the coding sequence AAGCAAAATGCAAGTGATCGAAACGAGTACCGACCCCGCCGTTGTTGGCGTGAATGGAGATACCGGTAAAGGCACATCGGAAAGCGATACATACGAAACGATCAAGATCGATCGAAGAGAGCGCGTGGGACTGATTACGCTGTATCGTCCCAAGCAATTGAATGCGCTTAACGTGGAGATGTCGCGCGAGGTGCTGGCAGCGCTGAGCGCATTTGACAAGGACGATGGAATTGGCGCGATCGTCATCACGGGCAATGCGCGTGCATTTGCGGCAGGTGCCGACATCGAGGAAATGGCCGGGAAGACCTTTGCCGAATGGCACGCGAACGACCTTTTCGCCGAGTGGGACCGCATTCGAACGATCTCGAAGCCAATCATCGCGGCGGTAGGCGGCTATGCGCTGGGCGGCGGATGCGAGCTGGCGATGGCATGTGACTTTATCATCGCGGCCGATGATGCCCAATTCGGGCAACCGGAGATCAAGCTCGGTATTTTGCCCGGCATTGGCGGTTCCCAGCGTCTGGCGCGCGCCGTTGGCAAGTCGCTGGCAATGGACCTGATTCTCACTGGCAGAAACTTGCGTGCCGACGAGGCATACGCAGCCGGCCTCGTGGCGCGCGTGGTTCCGTCAACCGAGTTACTGCAAACCGCGCTGGAGGCGGCGCATACCATCGCTGGCTACAACCTGCCTGCGGTGCGGCTTGCGAAAGAGGCGGTCAATCGGGCGTTCGAGACTCCTCTAAATGAAGGTGTGCTGCACGAGCGTCGGCTCTTCCACGCTGCGTTTGCTACCGAAGGGCAAAAGGAAGGCATGTTTGCATTTCTCGCCAAGCGCGCTCCCGTCTTCCGCCATCGATAG